The genomic segment CCACAGCCGTAACCTTTCCCACACTCACATGTCCTCGGCTCCCAGAGAGGGTGACTCCTCTGGTGGGAGGTCTGCCACTGGGTTTCAGCCACTGGGTTCTTATCTTAATGCTGCACATTAAGGCTCATTAGTAATTCCACAGCCCTGTATTGGTTTCCTCATTCCATCCCCCGTTCCTCAACCAACAAAACTCCCAGGTCAGCACTTTCTCAGATCTCCAAATAGAGTTTCCTCTTTTGTCCAATGTGGGACTCCGTAGAACCCCACACAGCCTCCTGGACTCCGTTAGACCCCCACAGGCCCATGTCTCTAGACCCCCAAAGAGCCATGTCACTAGACCAccacagtgtctctctctagaCCCCCACGGTGTCACTAGACCAccacagtgtctctctctagaCCAGCACGGCGTCTCTAGACCACCACGGTGTCTCTAGACCAccacagtgtctctctctagaCCACCACGGTTTCTCTAGACCACCACAGTGTCTCTAGACCACCACGGCGTCTCTAGACCACCACGGTGCCTCTAGACCACCACGGTGCCTCTAGACCACCACGGCGTCTCTAGACCACCACGGCGTCTCTAGACCACCACGGTGTCTCTCTCTAGACCACCACGGCGTCTCTAGACCACCACGGTGCCTCTAGACCACCACGGCGCCTCTAGACCACCACGGCGTCTCTAGACCACCACGGCGTCTCTAGACCACCACAGTGTCTCTAGACCACCACGGCGTCTCTAGACCTGGCTCTGAATCATTGTATCTTGTTTGAATAAACAATGGGAACACAGAACTGCTCTTATGTCAGAGAGGAGGCAGACGTTTCCCTGGCGTTGTGCATCCATTACAAGCTTTCATATCTCAGCAACAAAGCTTCTTTGTTTCCAACGGCCGCTTGAAAAGCCTGACGCAAAACTCCTAACCCTCGACCTTTAAAAACCCCTTCTTTAAAACAGTAAGATAGCATCtatcttgtttaaatgtttggttcaccctaacccttaatACAGCTAACCACTGACATCATTATGGTTACCACATACACCATacccaccagcacctccaccagcacctccaccagcaccaccaccagcacctccaccagcaccaccaccagcacctccaccagcaccaccaccagcacctccaccagcaccaccacacccaccagcacctccaccagcaccaccacacccaccagcacctccaccagcaccaccaccagcacctccaccagcacctccaccagcaccaccacacccaccagcaccaccaccggtGGTAGTGGCAGATAGCCTAGATCTTAAAATGGAGCCTTCCTTTCTCTGTTCTGATGGCTTGGCCCCAGAGCGTTGTGTTGCGTCACAGCCCGGCCGCGCTGGAGTCACATGGTGTCCACAGGCGACGTGTTCAGCGCTCCCCAGGCTTTTGTAGGTCAGAGTTGAGTCCCTTTGCaaaactactgtcatctccaccCAGGGATTGTTTCTGATCGGATCCCAGATCTGTAGTGGGACGGTGGGCCCCCTCTGAGGGCCCGCTGACCTTTAGGGTcggtgaggggaggggacgtACCTACTCTGTGCTGCTTGGAGTTTGGACGGGTTGATCTCATAGGCCCCCCGTGTCCCCATGTCCCCCCAAGGGTCCCCGTGGTAACGTGGGACGGTGCAGGTTAAGTGTAGGGTCTGATGGCAATAGCTCCGGTTAGCATGAAGTCACGGTAGGCACCATTTGGgattctcctcacggtacttttaTCAGACACATTGACCACATCAAGCCAGGTCTCGACGGCACTGTATCCATTAAGCATACATGCGTTCTAGAACATAGTCCGAGATTCCTGCCTACACCAACTCATTGCAAAATAAAACGTATAAAAAGGGAGACTTCACTCGTAGACTGCAAAGTTACTCGTAGCAGAGCAGAGGAGCACACGCCCTTCTTCTGGTTCAACCTTAACAACAAATAAAGGGAGGCGCCCCCTAGTGGCGCTGCATGCTATAGACCtgactgtccccccccctctgtccccaggCCGGGAGCAGTTCCACGGCCTGGGCTCCATGTACTGCCGGGGCGCGGCCGCCGTCATCCTGACCTACGACGTGACCAGCTGGCAGAGTCtggcggagctggaggagcgTTTCCTGTCGCTGACCGACACCGCCAACCACGACTGCATCTACGCCATCGTGGGCAACAAGGCCGACCTCACGGACCCCCGCGCCCAGCTGCCCGCAGACCCCCAGAGCCCCGCCGAGGGCGGCGAGCCCGGGACGGGGCCCCGGGTCCCCTCGGCCTGCCCCACCCCCCcggcctcccccctctcccccggctCGCCACCCCAGCAGGTGGGCcgcgaggaggcggcggcgctgTACGGCCGCGTTCTGCGCTACAAGGGGCTGGACGAGGGCAGCAGCCTGCCGGCCGACAGGATGTGCTTCGAGACCAGCGCCCGGACGGGCTACAACGTGGACCTGCTGTTCGAGACGCTCTTCGACCTGGTTCTGCCCTCCATCCTGAGGAAGAGGACGGAGAACCAGCGCTCGCCCACCGTCGACCTGGAGGACTACTGCGAACCCCCCggcaggaggaggggctgcTGCTAGGGCAGCCCTACTGACACTGGACCCCCGGCGGACCTGGACCCCCGGCGGACCTAGACCCCCGGCGGACCTGGACCCCCGGCGGACATTGACCCCCAAGACCGCCTGCTGGGACGTGGtcctttcatttttttctagccaatccacacacatacacttacacgtgcacgcacacacacacacgcacacacagtgcagagttatttaaaaaaaatcgataTTTAGTTGTCTATCAACTGTTGAAGGGTGTGAAGGACCAGTCCACGTCGTGGGGGGTCTCTCTGGCTTCTGAACCCCCCCTGGGGACCAAAGGAGGGttagtgggggggagggaggggggagtttATTCTAAAGTATATTTGTTCCTACAATGCGTGAATGAGTGCACTAATTGTTCTGTAGTTTCTTGGGTGGGTGTCGTCTGAAGTCCTGTTGCTTTGGATTTACACAGGCTGACGTCATTATTAACTTAGGAGTTGTTCCTTCATGGTTCCTACATTTCAGAGACTCACAATCTGCACTACTTGATAATTATGCATATCCCTGTTTTGTAAGATGCTATGATAATAAAGatttctattttaaaataaTTGAGAATTATTGTCTAAAATGTGGAAGAACAAGACTCAAGGTTTGTGGATTCAATTCAGGAAACAAAGTATTagaaaaaaattgttttatCAGTCTCTATTACAATGCAATGCATTTGTCACAGAACATGATTGACACATGAGACCCAAACATATGAATGCAAACCTGTTCCTACTCAAAGTAGTGAAAAGATTGAAATGGTTTAGGAAAGAGTTCAGTCAGGGCGGCTGATGCTCTGATTAGGGGTGAATTTGAACTTTAGTCTGTTTGCTTTAGGAGACTTTGCAGCCTTCATCTATTAAGCCACCTCTTGGAATTTGGACCGGTAAAATGTAACGTGACAATCACAATGAAGGCaccaaagaaacaaaacaaagagaaTCAAGCTTGATCAGTCGATATAAATATAGGACATAGAATCAGTGCATTGTGTCAAAAAATAgttgtgcatatatatatatatatatatatatatatatatatatatatatatatatatatatatatatatatatatatatatatatatatatatatatatatatatatatataggtgtgtATGAACTTAAACCTATGATAAACACATTTCAGAGACCGTGGATAAATCTGTAACATAATGGAAATAAACTtgatttgtgtttatttataaaaCAACTTGGAGAAAATGGAGGAAACATAAAAAGTGTCAAAGAGTGTGGAGGAAAGGAGAAGCAGTTGAAAGAGGGTTAGTGGTTCTGCTTGGACGTCCCGGAGGCTGAGTGTGTTAGGAGGAAAAACTAAAGGGGTGGCCACACATCCTGGGTTCAGCTGGTGGAGGCTGACTGGTTAAACGTTACAGGGTGGTCGAGGTATCAAATTAAGAAAGCACCATTATGAACATTACACTTTAAACATTAAAAATCATGATTCGCCCCCTGATCCGTTCTACCGGTCTGTCCTCTCATAGACTCTCAGTCCTGTGTTTGTAAGCCAGAGACGTGCTGCTGAAGGGGTCTCGTTCACACTGATCTGTGGTCAGTGTTTCAGGCTCCCCCTGGCTCCACAGAGGATGGAtacggagaaggagagaggaactGTCTTCCCACCATCTATCCGGCGGAGCGCTGCTCCAGAGTGGTGGAGCTCACAGGTTCTTCATGCACACCTGGCAGCGGCTGATGCGGCTGAGCTGCTGGCCGGCCTTCAGCGTCTCCGAGGCGGGCTCCGTCTGGAAGGACTGGTCCACCGAGGTCAGCCAGAAGCTGTACTTGGTTGCAAAGTAATGGCAGGTGCCCTTGGCCCCGTTGCACTCGATGAACGGCGTGGTGCGGAAGTCCTCCAGACAGGACCCGGGCGAGGAGAGGGACTGGCCGCCGCCTTCATCGCCAGCCGCCGTGTGCTGGGAGACGGGACAAAGCGTGGTCAGAGAAAGGCCTTCAGCCTGCTGCTAGTGAGACAAAGCGTGGTCAGAGAAAGGCCTTCAGCCTGCTGCTAGTGAAGGTTTTACTGAGGAGCTCTACGTGTGTGATGTGGTTTAGCTCCGGTACCACTACATTAACTAATGAACGCTTTATAAAAAACtattcttattatttattaacaaaTGGGAAACCTGTCCAAACCCTTTGGAGGATTGGTCTGAACCAGAACTCTGACTCCGCCTGTTCTCTGATAACCCCCCAGGGACTAACCACCTCACAGTGGGAGGGGGGTTCAGATAACCCAAAGGGACCCTCCCAGTGGGGGGGGCTCAGATACCCCCCCAGGACCctctgagcgggggggggggggggagctcacCATGAGGAAGGAGTAGCCGATCCAGAGGCTCCTCCAGCCGGCGGGGCACTGCGGGATGCTGACGTCCTGGCTGTGGACGGCGATGGCCACGGAGGGGGCCTCGCACACCGAGCAGCGGCTGATGTACTGCCGGATCTCGCCGTCCTCCACGGGCATCATGGGAAGGGGTGCGGTGGACGAGAGCCAATAGGACTTGTCGTTTCGGCTGGCGTAGTAGCACACGTCTCCGGGGTTGCAGTACAGGAAGGGCATGGTGCTGAAGCGCGGCAGACAGGAACCCGCCAGCCCTGgaacgaccaatcagaggattCAGCAAGGTGGCAGCTGATAGGAGTTAACAGTGTGGATGACAGTGTGTTAGGTGTGTATCGGAGCCCTGATGTATCAAGTGTTTCTGGGCGTGTTTAAAGGTATCCTCACCCTCCAGTATTTCTTCACTTGCCAATGCGAATAGATTTAGTTAACTTTCTAAACATGCGGATAACTGGTTTCCAGAAGCACATCATCCCCTCAGTCCTTCTCTCTGAGCGGGTCGCTCTGCAGGGGGGGCCGGGACTCACCCAGGTCCTGGTTGTGGGCCTTCTCCTGGCCCTCGAAGTACAGCAGGCTGTACCCGTCCCACAGCTTGGACATGCCCACCGGGCACATGGGCTTCTGCTCCGTCTGGCTGTGCTTCACCAGGAGGTACCCCACGCTGACGCTACGGCCCGGCATCCCCGGCAGCCCCTGGATACCGGGGGTCCCCCGATGACCTGGGAGACAGACCGGGAGGTGAGACCTACTGTATATCAGACAGACCGGACAGTGAGACCTACTGTATATCAGACAGACCGGACAGTGAGACCTACTGTATATCAGACAGACCGGACagactgtatatactgtatatgtatatcGGGGTTCTGATGGAggcgtgacccctgacctcaggACCCCTAGACCTACTGTATATCAGGGTTCTGATGGAGGAGTGACCGCTGACCTCAGGACCCCAGACTCACCTTCCATGCCTTGCAGACCGTGGTGGCCGTGCCTTCCCGCCTCCCCGCGGTACCCAGGCGTTCCCGGCGTTCCCCCGATCCCGGGCATTCCCTTCTGTCCCTTTGGGCCGTAGAACCCTGTCGGGGAAGAGGTTTCAGCGAGGGGTCAcatggggtcaagggtcagggtcGGTGCTGCGATGCGGCGCCTCAACGTTCTAAACAGTAAGAGTAAGAACGGCTGACCTGGGTCCCCGGGGGGACCTCGTGCTCCCAGCTCCCCGGTGTTCCCGCCTGGCCCGCGGATCCCCTTGGGCCCCGGAGCGCCCCTCTCCGCCGGGATGGTGAGGGGGAGCGGCAGGGGGCCCGGGCTGCCCGGGAGACCGGGAACCCCTGCAGGGAATCACCACAGGACAGGGGTCAAGGAGGGACACGTGTGCTACGGTAACAGGAAGTGCAACCTCACTGCGCCGCGGTTCTGTCACATGACCTACAGTGTGTGTCACATGACACGCAGCGACAGAACGTACCCGTGGGTCCAGAGGTTCCTTTGGGCCCGGTTGGTCCTCGGCCTCCTTGGTTACCACTCCGGCCTGGTATCCCCATCAGCCCCTgttcacctttgacccctgacAGACAACAGCAGATACATCTGAGGAGTGTGTTGATGCAAACCATACCGTTGTGCGTGTGCTGAGATTCCGTCTCAGATCTTGAGTTCAATAGCAGTAGGAACCTTAGTTCTTCTTTATGGTGGTCAGTGTGAGCTCTAGCGGTTGTATATCTAGTTCTTTATGGTGGTCAGTGTGAGCTCTAGCGGTTGTATATCTAGTTCTTTATGGTGGTCAGTGTGAGCTCTAGCGGTTGTATATCTAGTTCTTTATGGTGGTCAGTGTGAGCTCTAGCGGTTGTATATCTAGTTCTTCTTTATGGTGTTCTGAGTGAGTTCTAGTGGTTGTATATCTACCTTTCCTCCCGGACTCCCCGTCGTACCCCCTGTACCCCGCCGGCCCCGGGTCTCCTCTCAGTCCTTTGGCACCGGGACGTCCCGGCGCTCCGAACCCCCCCACGACCCCCTTCTCCCCGGGAGGAGCCTCCAGGCCGGGAACTCCCCTCAGTCCGGGGAATCCTGAGGGACGGGAATAGAACGTCAGAGGCCAGGGGCAACCAAACACCCCCGGACACGGTACCCGTCGGCTGCGGTACCCGTCGACACGGTGCCCGTCGGCCACGGTACCCGTCGGTCACCGGACCTCTGGGCTCCATCCCATCACCAGTTACCCTGATTACACCTCTCTGTTATAGGTGACCGAGGGGCCGTCAGAGACTCCCGGTCAGGGTCAAGGCTGACGTGTGTTTACCCAGCAGTCCATTAGGTCCCGGGTAGCCCGGGCTCCCAGGGGGTCCCGGTCCGTCTGGGACCCCGTCCTGGCCCTGTGGACCTTGGAACCCTGGGGGTCCTGGTTGGCCTTGATCCCCTGGACACAATAAACAGAAGGCATGATGGGATATGTGGTTGCCTATACTCAAATACTGAAGTCCCCGATCACCTTCAGCAGTCCGTAACGGGCCGCGGAAAACTACGCTGTGGCCGCTTGAAACACCACAACGTCTCCCAGAAGGACATATCGCCTCACCCTGAGGGAGTAACCTGTCACCAAAGAGCATGAACAACATGCCAAAGCTCAAAATGGAGGCGGCCATTGCAATATCATGTCCCGTGGTCAAAGCCCTAAAGAACGGCCTCCATGTTACTCTCATGTGTACAGTTCAGCCGACGCAGGGCGGGGCCCTACCTGGAGGTCCTTGGAGGCCCGTCTCCCCGACCACCCCAGGGACCCCGGGCTGGGTGTTGGGCACGCCCGTCTCTCCCTTCTGCCCTTTGGCTCCAGGGTTGCCGGGGGTTCCAGATCCATCCGGCCCTGATGGTCGAGTGGGAGAGGAACACATACAGGGATCAGTCTGTTCATTATGGCAGTTCTCCCAAATGCTGCGCTGCCTGCACAGGGACGTGGAGGAGCAACGCTGATCCTGCTTTATGCAGGGATGGGAAACTGGCGTCCCGCGGGCCGTCCTCGCTCAGTGAGCCCTGCTGATgatttaaaatgtaataaaaaaacaataatagcctacatatgtatatttatttttatttttacagaaAACTCAATCCAAGAAAACCGTACCTCTCAGTCTAGATAAGAAGCAGAGTATCTGTTCATAGAATTCCgacacaactactacaactgaacTGAATATAATGCTAGTTGTTGcgcttaatgttgggccactgtttttgaCTTTTGTgccatcattgaatgatgatgcatGTATGCCTTTTGCACTGAAAAAAATACTATTCACGCAGGTGGCTGttgtttcttttaaaaaaaactttaacGTTTAACAAGAGTATAGACATGCATGTTGTTTCAACTAATTTGTGGCCCTTTTTATCAttaaagttgcccatccctcaCTAGAGAATGTTACTGATTTAGAAAATCCATAATGCCAAAACATTGCAGCCGGCATCCATTCATCTAATCGGTTCAATAACTTCTCTTGGGCTTTGCAGGTTTGCAGTAAAGGCTCATCAGTACACACATAGCTCCTGATCGTAGACAGAAGACCTTGTGAGGAGTACCTTGGAGCCCGGTGAGACCCTTCTGCCCCGTCAGCCCGTGGAGTCCGTAGAGACCCTTCAGACCGGGGAACCCTGCGGCACAGGACAAAAGCGGCGTTATGCCTCAGAGAACGGCAGCTTGGTGAGACAGATACCGGCGCATTAATAAAGGCCTATGTATATAGATCATCCTGGCTACCTTTCTCTCCCGGGAGGCCGTACACGCCGGGCGTCCCGCCCTCCCCGGGGGTCCCGGGCCAGCCCCGCTGACCCTGGGTCCCAGGGGAGCCCGCCTGGCCGTCGGAGCCTGGGGACAGCAGGGGGTGAACCAGGGTTGAGATACTGACATACTGTGTCTTCCCAACAAATGTGAAGCATGAAGTACGTAGACCAGTTTAAGGCGGATCTCAGTTATTCCCTGAAATCTTCTGTGTTTCTGAGAACCATCCCAGTGACCACGGGGAAGGTCCAAGCGTTCCCGGGATGATGCAGCAGAGGCGGATCCATCCTTACCTGGGGCTCCCCCTATTCCCGAATCTCCCGGCTCCCCGGTCCTCCCCTCGATGCCGTTGAAACCCGGGCTGCCGCTGTCTCCGGGACGGCCAGAGAGTCCTTTCTCGCCTGTCAGGAGGGAGAGTCATTAGGGTTTCAGTTTCACAATCGACAATGCTCCTGTCGACATCCAGATCCATTAACGGTGACGATGACGTGACTCCTCCCACAGGGCCgactgtgtgtctgcgtcccttcagagggagaggggctCACTCAGCCTGGACTCACCCAGCGAGCCAGCGAAGCCCAGCTCTCCCCTCAGCCCCGGGGAGCCTGGAAGGTCGAGACGCTGGCCTTTATCCCCTGAGTAAGAATGGGAAGAGTTAGGGATAGCTGTTGGTAACACACCAGTTCTGGTTGATCAGTCTGTGTGGAGGGTGAagagggctgagggggagggctgaggggggaggggggaggggggagggctgagggggaggggtgatggctgaggggggagggctgaggggggagggcgtACCTTTGAAGCCACTCTTGCCGTAGTCCCCTGAGGCACCGTAGGCCCCAGGACTGCCCTTCTGCCCCTGGaaaggtcaacaacatcgcAGCTTACAAGTAGAACTGAAGGACGACAGTGAAGTAGTAATCCTTAAGATCGTTGAATCGCAGACTAGGTGGTCAAATGAGGACATCCATACGGTCCAGGACAAGGTCATCCCAAGGAGAAGTCGATCCACCAAACCAGTTTACGCTGTAGCGCAGCGTTTTAGTGGAGCAAACCGATCACTGAACCAGTTTACCAGTTTAATGGATCAAATTGATCCACTAAACCAGTTTACCAGTTTGAGTGGATCAAACCGATCACTGAACCAGTTCACCAGTTTAATGGATCAAATTGATCCACTAAACCAGTTCACCAGTTTGAGTGGATCAAACCGATCACTGAACCAGTTCACCAGTTTGAGTGGATCAAACCGATGACTGAACCAGTTCACCAGTTTGAGTGGATCAAACTGATCCACTCAAACTGGTAAACTGGTTTAATGAATCAAAGGATCCACTGAACCAGTTTACCTGGTTTCCGTTCATCCCGTCAAAGCCTCCGATCCCTCGGGTCCCTGTGAGCCCCGGGGTTCCTTTGGGGCCCAGTAGACCCTCTGCTCCCCGGTTCCCATGGAGACCTTTCTCATGGCTGGGGTCTCCAGGATGTCCGTGAAGTCCTTCATACCCTGGAAGACCGGGGTAGCCCTTTGGACCTGTGGGAGAGCCCGGGACACCGTGAGAGGAACAcaaagacaggggggggggggttgctgctGTTTGGACCTGAGGTCAGGGGCCAGGGGTCAGGGCAAGGGGCCACgaccaggggtcaggggtcaaaggtaGGGGGTCTGATCCAGAGGGACCTACCTCTGGCCCCGGTGAAGCCCGGGTCCCCGAGGTGGCCGTCCTCTCCCTTGGTCCCCTTCATGTCGGCGATGATCTGCCGCGGGATGTGGGGCTTGTCTCCCGGAGGGCCCATCAGGCCCCGGTCACCTAGGAGacacggcgggggggggggggggggatggggtcaGCTGAGAAGCACATGGTCACCTGGACGCTCTGGTCGGTCCGGCGGTCTCGCTGCGGCCTCACCCTTCTCTCCGCCGCGCCCCATCCCGCCCTTGAGGCCTCCCTGGCCGGGCAGGCCGGTCTCCCCCTTCACCCCGCTGAAGCCGGGGGCCCCCTGCGCGCCGGGGCGGCCCTTGAAGCCCTCCATGCCGTGAGACCCTTTGCTCCCTGGGGAAGAACGGGGAGAGTTAGAAGCGTCCAGCAGCAGCGCCCCGGCGCCTCTCTAGCGGTTTCAGCCACGCCGACGGGGCGCTGGCAGCGGGAACCCACCTTTGACCCCTGAGATCCCGGGGCGTCCGTCCGGCCCGGGGACCCCCTGGCCCCCCGTGGCCCCCTGGTCTCCGTTGGGGCCTTCCTCCCCGAAGCCCCCTGGGGTGCCCTTCAGCccggcgggccccggggcccccgcgTCCCCCTCGGCCCCCCGCTCCCCGCTGAGGCCTGGAGGGGGAAGACACACGgtcagagtttgtgtgtgtgtgtctgtgtgtgtgtgtgtgtgtgtgtgtgtgtgtctgtgtgtctgtgtgtgtctgtgtgtgtctgtgtgtgtctgtgtgtctgtgtgtctgtgtgtgtgtgtgtgtgtgtgtgtgtgtgtgtgtgtgtacactaacCTGGCTCTCCCTCTACTCCGTGGGGCCCCGGTGGTCCCGTCCGGCCGGGCGGCCCGGGGAAGCCGTAGCGCCCTGGGGGTCCgggcctcccctcctccccctgcaggcctggAGGTCCGCCTGCACCCTTCAGCCCGATGATCCCGGGCATGCCCCCCATCCCTACCCCCACAGGGACCCCGGAGAGCtcagagagggagtggggaCTGAAGCCCTTTAATAGAGGCTCTGTCCCCTCAGCCCTCACTGCACTGAACACAAGGATGTCCGTTCTTCATCGCTGTAGATGGTCCACGTCATGTTTATTCCTGTTTACATGTTTTTCTGTGGTGAGAGGTTTTTTTATCCGTCATGTGGGGGGTGAAGGTTGGATGTCATGATTGCTGCTGTCGAtatgtttttatgtgtttttctgtggtATATGTGGGCTATCTGTGTGCTACACAGTGTTGCTACACTGTGTTTTGCCTTTTTAAATGTCTGCTGCCCTGGAACCGTATTGACTGTGTGAAAACAATTAGTCCAGACTGTCCAGTTTCCCTTCTCTAGTGCGCTGTGAGAGTGGTGAGTGCTCAGTTCCTCTCCGTTGGGGGAAGGAGGCGTTATTAAGTGGAATGAAGCCGTTTCACAGTTCATATCTCCACCGGATCCAAAGGGTTTAACTGTGTTACTTCATCTTTAAACCCACATGTACTTTCCCAGGGGGAACCTCTAGTGTTTCGAGGTGTAAACAGTTATAGCTgcgtcattattattattattttttgtcttctTGTTAATTACAGGTTGGATTGATtcggaggtggagggggaggaggaggaggaggtggaggaggaggtggaggaggtggagtagctggaggaggaggaggaggaggtggaagaggtggaggagaggctcACCTGGGTGACCCGACCCGCCCTGGTCTCCGGCCGGGCCCTGGTCCCCCTGCAGGCCCGGGAGTCCTGGTTCCCCGGGGCCCCCCGTGGAGGCCCCAAAGATCTCCCCGTGCTGCCCCTTCGCGCCCGGCCCCCCGTCCCGGCCCGGGAAGCCGTTGACCCCGGGGTACCCCATCACCCCTGGCGCCCCCGGCTGGCCCAGGTCTCCACGAGGGCCAACGAAACCTGGGGGGCAAGACAGAATTCTGTTCTGCTCAGGAGCATCACACAGCCAGAACCCCcatcacacagagagaccccccatcacacagagagaccccccatcacacagagagaccccccatcacacagagagaccccccatcacacagagagaccccccatcacacagtgagacccccccccatcacacagagagaccccccatcacacagagagaccccccatcacacagtgagaccccccccatcacacagagagaccccccatcacacagtgagacccccccccatcacacagccagaccccccaacacacagagagaccccccatcacacagagagaccccccatcacacagtggaccccccatcacacagagagaccccccATCACACAGTGGACCCCCCATCACACAGTGAGACCCCCCATCACACAGTGGACCCCCCGTCACACAGTGGACCCCCCATCACACAGTGAGACCCCCcatcacacagagagaccccccatcacacagtggaccccccatcacacagtggccccccccatcccacaccGGACTCCCCATCACACAGTGGAACCCCCCATCCCACACCGGACTCCCCCAGGTAGTGTCCGGTCCCGGTCCTTACCCTTGTTTCCTGGGAGGCCGCCTCTGCCTTGTTCTCCCCGTTCTCCTTTGTCTCCCCTGCCTCCTTTGAGGCCTTCGGCTCCATGGTGCCCCGGCgggcctgaggggggggggggggggacagaataACATTAACACAACGTTAACATCAACATTAACATGCTTCACATGGAACAGCATTAACATCGTCAACCTGCTTCTTATCAGGCCTGAGGCGTGGAGCAGCGTTAACATCCTTAACATGCTTCCCATTGAGCCACATGCCCCTCCATAGAGGCTGAAGCCAGAACCCATCGCCCCGTTACCTGGCATGCCCTCCAGCCCGGTGGGTCCCGGGAACCCTGGCAAGCCCGGGGGTCCTGGGGTAACGTCGCAGTCTCCTGAGGACATGAAAACAcctttcagcaccgtgtcagctCACAGGGAGGAGCTGCTGGGAAACACACCTTGCAACACCACTGAGGACCCTCCAATGAAATGTCATGCAGGTTATAATCAGGAAGAGGTTCTACCAGCTACCTGTGACGTCATACTGCCCTCCGTCTCCCCTGGGAGTACAGCCGCCTTTcagtgcagagagagggagtgaaggagagatggaggaggaggagggaggtggacaGAGATGGACGAGGCAGTGGGTTCATGATTATTGAAAAGTAGAAGGATGCTCTCAAACACTGTGTCAGGCTGGTTTGAGTCCGC from the Gadus macrocephalus chromosome 20, ASM3116895v1 genome contains:
- the rab20 gene encoding ras-related protein Rab-20, which codes for MPEISKMKKPDVKVVILGDMNVGKTSLLHRYTERKFRDTISTVGGAFYLKQWGPYNISIWDTAGREQFHGLGSMYCRGAAAVILTYDVTSWQSLAELEERFLSLTDTANHDCIYAIVGNKADLTDPRAQLPADPQSPAEGGEPGTGPRVPSACPTPPASPLSPGSPPQQVGREEAAALYGRVLRYKGLDEGSSLPADRMCFETSARTGYNVDLLFETLFDLVLPSILRKRTENQRSPTVDLEDYCEPPGRRRGCC